Proteins encoded in a region of the Thermodesulfobacteriota bacterium genome:
- a CDS encoding ATP synthase subunit I, whose product MSDFWRSTQLIKKVQVPSLILCLILTIFGVIFVSIDFALGILVGGIIAGFNFYWLQTALRKIFDQQVVFGHKAIYYVKYYLRLIIIGGVLYELIMNKMVHPLGLITGLSVVVINIMVIAFTELWKIIRTKEAT is encoded by the coding sequence ATGTCAGATTTTTGGCGTTCGACACAATTAATAAAAAAAGTACAGGTTCCCAGTCTGATATTGTGTCTAATTCTAACTATCTTCGGGGTCATCTTTGTCTCGATAGATTTCGCCTTGGGTATACTGGTCGGGGGAATAATAGCCGGTTTTAATTTTTACTGGCTTCAGACGGCGCTCCGGAAGATATTTGATCAACAGGTCGTTTTTGGCCATAAGGCCATTTACTACGTCAAGTACTATCTGCGCCTGATCATTATCGGGGGCGTCCTTTATGAACTGATAATGAATAAGATGGTACATCCTTTAGGGCTGATTACCGGACTTTCGGTAGTTGTTATTAATATTATGGTAATTGCTTTCACAGAATTGTGGAAGATCATCAGGACAAAGGAGGCAACTTAA
- the atpE gene encoding ATP synthase F0 subunit C yields MKKALLVSLLVILTMGVASVAFGQETADAKTAGLDFFIWTVIASGSCIAVAAFGGALGQSAAIKAACEGIARNPEASGKITVTMIIGLALIESLVIYALVICLIMLFANPATSKVLALMGLA; encoded by the coding sequence ATGAAAAAGGCGCTATTGGTATCTTTACTCGTGATTCTCACCATGGGCGTGGCTTCTGTTGCTTTTGGTCAGGAGACGGCTGACGCCAAGACGGCGGGGTTAGACTTCTTCATTTGGACGGTCATAGCCTCGGGTAGTTGTATCGCCGTTGCCGCTTTTGGTGGCGCTCTTGGACAAAGTGCGGCCATTAAGGCAGCCTGCGAGGGTATAGCCCGCAACCCGGAAGCCTCCGGCAAGATCACGGTTACCATGATTATCGGTTTGGCACTGATCGAGTCCTTGGTTATCTATGCCTTGGTTATTTGTTTGATCATGCTCTTTGCCAACCCGGCGACCAGTAAGGTATTGGCCTTAATGGGTCTGGCTTAA
- the pdxA gene encoding 4-hydroxythreonine-4-phosphate dehydrogenase PdxA, whose amino-acid sequence MGCPVGIGPEIIARSLALHEVYTYCRPVVVGDRAIMERAVKTTGVSLDISVIKEADIEQIGRTFRQGDRPEKIFLLPVSGLDSAQCVYGRPTARTGAAMVNYILRAIELALSGRVQAITTAPINKEAMHMAGYEYPGHTELLAEKTGEKEYAMMLAGDRLKVVPVTIHLPLRDVATRLTREKILENLIVTDSALRRYFGLEQPRLAVAALNPHAGEGGLFGDEEVRIIAPAIDAAKRLGIDAAGPFPADTVFYRASQGEFAAVIAMYHDQALIPLKLLHFKDGVNITLGLPIIRTSVDHGTAYDLAGSGKADPSSLLAALRLAARMAGHRN is encoded by the coding sequence ATGGGTTGTCCGGTGGGGATCGGTCCAGAAATTATCGCCCGTTCTCTCGCCTTACATGAGGTATATACCTATTGCCGGCCTGTTGTGGTGGGGGATCGGGCTATCATGGAACGGGCGGTTAAGACTACAGGCGTCTCTTTAGACATAAGCGTAATAAAGGAGGCCGATATTGAGCAAATCGGGCGCACCTTTCGACAGGGCGATCGACCTGAAAAAATCTTTCTCCTTCCAGTTTCTGGGCTGGATTCCGCACAGTGTGTTTATGGCCGGCCGACTGCCCGAACGGGCGCCGCTATGGTTAATTATATCCTGCGGGCTATTGAGCTGGCCCTCTCCGGCCGCGTCCAGGCTATAACCACCGCCCCCATTAATAAAGAGGCCATGCACATGGCGGGGTATGAATACCCGGGCCATACAGAGCTCCTGGCAGAAAAAACAGGTGAGAAAGAGTACGCCATGATGCTGGCGGGCGACAGGCTAAAAGTAGTGCCGGTAACCATCCATCTGCCCCTCCGGGACGTGGCAACCCGGTTGACCCGGGAAAAGATACTGGAAAACCTGATAGTTACGGATTCGGCATTGCGCCGGTATTTTGGTCTGGAACAACCCCGGCTTGCCGTTGCGGCCTTGAATCCGCATGCCGGAGAAGGAGGTCTCTTTGGGGATGAGGAGGTCAGAATAATCGCCCCTGCTATTGATGCCGCTAAGAGGTTGGGGATAGATGCCGCCGGGCCGTTTCCGGCTGACACTGTATTTTATAGAGCCAGCCAGGGAGAGTTCGCTGCGGTCATCGCCATGTATCATGATCAGGCCCTTATCCCTTTAAAACTATTACATTTCAAGGACGGGGTAAACATAACCTTAGGGTTGCCCATTATTCGCACTTCTGTAGATCACGGAACGGCTTATGACCTGGCGGGCAGCGGAAAGGCCGATCCATCCAGCCTTCTGGCCGCGCTCAGGTTAGCCGCCCGGATGGCTGGACATCGCAACTAA
- the hpt gene encoding hypoxanthine phosphoribosyltransferase gives MYKTQLVFTRDVIQKRIKELGKEISRDYAGRELVLIGVLNGAFVFMADLMRSLDIPVQVDFVRLASYGSKTESTGEVRFTKDIELPITDKNVLVVEDIIDTGHTLSYFNDIIALHKPRSIKVCALISKTGRRKTPIVIDYVGFEMERGFLVGYGLDYNENYRHLPDICSITMS, from the coding sequence ATGTATAAAACGCAGCTCGTGTTTACCCGGGATGTAATCCAGAAGAGGATCAAGGAGTTAGGGAAAGAAATCTCCAGGGACTACGCCGGCCGTGAACTGGTATTAATCGGTGTATTAAACGGCGCTTTTGTTTTTATGGCTGACTTGATGCGTTCTCTGGATATCCCGGTTCAGGTTGACTTTGTACGTTTGGCCAGCTATGGCTCCAAAACAGAATCCACCGGCGAGGTCAGGTTCACCAAAGATATCGAGCTGCCTATTACCGATAAAAATGTCCTGGTGGTGGAAGACATTATAGATACCGGTCATACGCTGAGTTATTTTAACGACATAATAGCCCTTCATAAACCGCGTTCAATCAAGGTTTGCGCCCTCATAAGTAAGACCGGACGACGAAAAACACCCATTGTTATAGACTACGTGGGCTTTGAAATGGAAAGAGGTTTCCTGGTAGGGTATGGCCTGGATTACAACGAGAATTATCGTCACCTGCCGGATATTTGTTCCATTACCATGAGCTAG
- a CDS encoding ATP-binding protein, giving the protein MTETPDIQSKERKRQKRERLIILITLVLIIGLAFLGIKVLHLSPSRVFGGNILLFAVININLILILLLIFLVLRSVVKLIFERRHNILGAKLRTRLVVAFVLFALLPTTFLFFISLQFINTSIDYWFNVRVEKSLEDSLEVGRTFYKQVEENVITHADRMSREITRSGLMSEAARGELTRYLRARPEEFHLDTVEVVLPSYEELAGYRRPGVGMFELAQISSKTLRRCLNGERGIVDTFTSADGDLVRGFDPIFSSADGNDVIGILAVGIFVPAGLTDKMKNIAGGIENYKQLKLLKNPIKISLIIILLIISLIIVFSATWFGFYLARGITVPIQHLAEGTRRIAGGDLDFTIDVRSEDEVGTLVESFNKMTADLKRSHSELERAGEELQKSYLELEQRRRYTEIILRNVAAGVVSIDNDGRISTMNKFAEELFGLRHGDVVGKTYHELATPGQLAIINALLEEARRAKKGSVQKSVRITAGNRGLSLLINATVLKDDVGNNIGMVIVFDDLTQLEKVQRMAAWREVARRIAHEVKNPLTPIQLSAQRLRKRYIEKLADDSKVLDDCTRTIINQVEELKRLVDEFSLFARLPATNPALNNLEGVVEESITLYRDSHKDIDFVTRVHQPIPQFYFDREQIKRVMINLFDNALAAMEGHGKIETDLFYDSSNPPMVRIEVSDTGKGIAPGDRERLFEPYFSTKKGGTGLGLSIVSTIISDHNGYIRVQDNEPNGARFVIELPLQV; this is encoded by the coding sequence ATGACTGAAACACCGGATATTCAGAGCAAGGAAAGGAAAAGACAGAAACGGGAAAGACTGATTATTCTGATTACGCTGGTCTTGATTATCGGGCTGGCCTTTCTGGGCATCAAGGTCTTACATCTTTCTCCGTCCAGGGTTTTTGGCGGGAATATCCTCCTTTTTGCCGTCATAAATATCAACCTTATCCTCATTCTTCTTCTCATTTTTTTGGTTCTAAGGAGTGTGGTCAAGCTTATCTTTGAACGGCGTCACAACATACTGGGGGCTAAGCTGCGCACCAGGCTGGTTGTGGCTTTTGTCTTGTTTGCCCTGCTGCCGACCACCTTTCTCTTTTTTATTTCATTGCAGTTCATAAATACGAGCATTGATTATTGGTTTAATGTACGCGTAGAAAAGTCTCTCGAGGACTCTTTAGAAGTAGGGCGTACATTTTATAAACAGGTCGAGGAAAATGTAATTACCCATGCCGACCGGATGAGCAGAGAAATCACCCGGTCCGGGTTGATGTCTGAAGCGGCCCGGGGCGAGCTCACCCGTTATCTGCGGGCCAGGCCGGAAGAGTTTCACCTTGATACTGTGGAGGTTGTTCTCCCTTCGTATGAAGAATTAGCCGGTTACCGGCGGCCGGGTGTAGGAATGTTTGAACTGGCACAAATTTCCTCAAAAACATTGAGACGCTGTCTCAATGGCGAAAGGGGTATTGTCGATACCTTTACCTCCGCTGATGGTGATTTAGTGAGGGGATTTGACCCTATTTTTTCATCTGCCGATGGGAATGATGTTATCGGTATCCTGGCCGTCGGTATTTTTGTCCCGGCCGGCCTTACCGACAAGATGAAGAATATAGCCGGGGGCATTGAAAACTATAAGCAGTTAAAGCTCCTTAAAAATCCGATCAAGATCAGCTTAATTATTATTCTTTTGATCATCAGTCTGATTATCGTTTTTTCCGCGACTTGGTTTGGCTTTTACCTGGCCAGAGGCATTACCGTCCCTATTCAGCATTTAGCCGAAGGGACGCGTCGCATTGCCGGAGGCGACCTTGATTTTACTATCGACGTCCGGTCAGAAGATGAGGTCGGAACCTTGGTGGAGTCGTTTAACAAGATGACCGCTGACCTCAAGAGAAGTCACTCCGAGTTGGAAAGGGCCGGCGAAGAACTCCAAAAGAGTTATCTGGAGTTGGAACAAAGGCGGCGCTACACGGAAATAATCCTGAGGAATGTGGCGGCCGGTGTCGTTTCCATTGATAATGACGGCCGCATCAGCACCATGAATAAATTTGCCGAGGAATTGTTCGGGTTACGCCACGGAGACGTTGTCGGCAAGACCTATCACGAATTGGCTACGCCGGGGCAATTAGCTATAATTAATGCCCTGTTGGAGGAAGCCCGGCGGGCCAAGAAAGGTTCCGTACAAAAGTCGGTTCGAATTACGGCCGGCAACAGGGGACTTTCCCTCCTCATTAACGCCACGGTTTTGAAAGATGACGTCGGGAATAATATTGGCATGGTCATTGTTTTTGATGACCTGACTCAATTAGAAAAGGTCCAGCGGATGGCGGCCTGGCGTGAAGTGGCCAGGCGCATAGCGCATGAAGTAAAGAACCCTTTGACCCCGATACAATTATCGGCCCAGAGATTGCGTAAGAGATATATTGAGAAGTTGGCCGATGACAGCAAGGTGCTCGATGACTGTACCAGGACCATCATTAACCAGGTAGAGGAATTGAAACGACTGGTCGATGAATTTTCGCTTTTTGCCCGCCTGCCGGCGACAAATCCAGCCCTGAATAATTTAGAAGGCGTTGTTGAGGAAAGCATAACCCTATATCGGGATAGTCATAAAGATATCGACTTTGTCACCAGGGTGCATCAACCTATTCCCCAATTTTACTTCGACCGCGAGCAGATCAAACGGGTCATGATCAATCTCTTTGATAATGCGCTTGCCGCTATGGAGGGTCATGGTAAAATTGAGACAGATCTTTTTTATGACAGTTCTAATCCGCCTATGGTAAGGATTGAAGTCAGTGATACCGGTAAGGGGATCGCCCCCGGAGACAGAGAGAGGCTATTTGAACCTTATTTTTCAACTAAGAAAGGTGGGACGGGTCTGGGATTGAGTATTGTAAGCACTATTATCTCGGATCACAATGGTTATATAAGGGTGCAGGACAATGAACCCAATGGGGCCAGGTTTGTTATTGAACTGCCCTTGCAGGTATGA
- a CDS encoding DUF4390 domain-containing protein produces MRKTIHHSWCRLLVIFVVLSVFLTPSLEAKDIKLTDVIVNNSSNELLAFFNVRNCFDSDTRKALMNGLAIRLTLNIRLYQVYHLWPDSLLASLDMEHSIRYDALKEEFFVDLDGKKLRFREAARAQQAVSEITGIPVIALKKLTPNNLYQLQIRAILEKEPTSSAFHYIISLFSFWDSETDNYSVEFKY; encoded by the coding sequence ATGAGAAAAACAATTCATCATAGCTGGTGTCGCCTGCTTGTTATTTTTGTGGTCCTGTCCGTGTTTCTTACGCCATCTCTGGAGGCCAAGGATATAAAGTTAACCGATGTCATTGTAAACAACTCAAGCAATGAACTGCTGGCCTTTTTTAACGTTCGAAACTGCTTCGATAGCGATACCAGGAAGGCCCTTATGAATGGCCTTGCGATAAGACTTACCTTGAATATCCGTCTTTACCAGGTCTATCATCTTTGGCCGGACTCCCTCCTGGCCTCGCTGGATATGGAGCACAGTATTCGCTATGATGCGCTGAAGGAGGAGTTCTTTGTTGATTTAGATGGTAAGAAGCTTAGATTTAGGGAAGCGGCCAGGGCCCAGCAAGCGGTAAGCGAAATAACCGGGATACCGGTTATTGCCTTAAAGAAACTCACCCCAAACAATCTCTACCAGCTCCAGATAAGGGCCATCCTTGAGAAAGAGCCTACTTCCTCTGCATTTCATTATATAATCTCTTTGTTTTCTTTTTGGGATTCGGAGACAGATAATTATAGCGTAGAGTTTAAATACTAA
- the uvrA gene encoding excinuclease ABC subunit UvrA: MASENIIIRGAKQHNLKNIDVTIPRDKLTVITGLSGSGKSTLAFDTIYAEGQRRYVESLSAYARQFLEQMDKPDVESIEGLSPAIAIEQKTVSKNPRSTVGTVTEIYDYLRLLFARIGRPVCYQCGREIQTQTIDQMVDSIMRLSEGGRIIIMAPIVVQKKGEHQNVWQRLRKEGFVRARVDGQILSLEKSPVLDKHKRHTIEAVIDRLVIRPGLERRLADSLDLATKLSEGIALVQVNEEEEIFFSQKQACIYCGISLPELTPQLFSFNNPRGACPACDGLGARQFCDPDLIIPNPNLSLREGAIAPWSHRHGVHFIQILESVSGHYHFDIHTPFKALPDQAKKILLYGSNGEEISFSYDKDGRRHFYRQPFEGIIPQLERRYRETSSRSAREEIEQYMNKQPCPVCKGAKLRKEALSVRVGPWTIDQIVNLDIKTAIQVFERLPLTEKEFGIARRILREINSRLSFLKEVGLDYLTLNRTSATLSGGEGQRIRLATQIGSQMVGVLYVLDEPSIGLHQRDHARLLATLKRLRDTGNTVLVVEHDPETICSADYVIDMGPGAGQHGGEVIFAGTPAELLHAGASLTGQYLSGRLAIPIPAKRRTLAHGYITAVGASQNNLKNITVKIPLGQMVCVTGVSGSGKSTLVIDTLYKALAQRLYHSKERAGRVEKIDGLQFIDKVIDLDQSPIGRTPRSNPATYTGLFAPIRELFARTPEARARGYKAGRFSFNVKGGRCEACDGDGLIKIEMHFLPDVYVTCENCRGKRYNRETLEIRYKDKTIADVLDMTVDEAYLFFQNIPAIKSRLKVLREVGLGYVHLGQSATTLSGGEAQRVKLARELSGRSTGRTLYILDEPTTGLHPADVHKLLEVLNRLVEAGNTVVIIEHNMDVIKTADYIIDLGPEGGDEGGRVVGSGTPEEISRLKRSYTGQFLRKVLAPVR, translated from the coding sequence ATGGCTTCTGAGAATATAATCATAAGGGGCGCTAAGCAACATAATCTCAAGAACATAGACGTTACCATCCCCCGCGATAAGCTCACCGTTATAACGGGCCTAAGCGGTTCCGGCAAGTCCACCCTGGCCTTTGATACCATCTACGCCGAAGGGCAACGTCGTTATGTAGAATCCCTGTCGGCTTATGCCCGGCAATTTCTGGAGCAGATGGATAAACCGGATGTCGAATCCATTGAGGGCCTTTCTCCGGCTATTGCCATCGAGCAAAAGACAGTCAGTAAAAACCCTCGTTCTACAGTAGGCACAGTAACGGAAATTTATGACTATTTGCGGCTCCTTTTTGCCCGCATTGGCCGGCCTGTTTGTTACCAGTGCGGCCGCGAGATCCAGACTCAGACCATTGATCAAATGGTTGATTCCATTATGCGGCTAAGCGAAGGAGGCCGGATAATAATCATGGCCCCGATAGTAGTGCAGAAAAAGGGAGAGCATCAAAACGTCTGGCAGCGGCTCAGGAAAGAGGGCTTTGTCCGGGCCAGGGTCGATGGCCAGATTTTAAGCCTGGAAAAAAGTCCAGTCCTTGATAAGCACAAGCGGCATACTATTGAGGCGGTAATTGACCGTCTTGTTATCCGGCCAGGCCTCGAGAGAAGGTTGGCCGATTCTCTCGACCTTGCCACTAAACTATCTGAAGGTATCGCCTTGGTGCAGGTGAACGAAGAGGAGGAAATATTTTTTAGCCAGAAACAGGCCTGTATCTATTGTGGGATCAGTCTGCCGGAATTGACCCCGCAGCTTTTTTCTTTTAACAATCCCCGCGGGGCCTGTCCGGCCTGTGACGGACTGGGCGCCCGTCAATTTTGCGATCCCGATTTGATTATTCCCAACCCCAATCTGTCGCTCCGTGAAGGCGCCATCGCCCCTTGGTCGCACCGGCACGGCGTTCATTTTATACAAATACTGGAATCGGTGTCCGGACATTATCACTTTGACATCCACACCCCTTTCAAGGCCCTTCCCGATCAGGCCAAAAAAATCTTGCTTTATGGCTCTAATGGGGAGGAGATATCATTCTCTTATGATAAGGACGGACGCCGTCACTTCTATAGACAACCATTCGAAGGGATAATTCCGCAGCTTGAACGTCGTTACCGTGAGACGTCCTCCCGGTCAGCCCGGGAGGAGATTGAGCAATATATGAACAAACAACCCTGCCCGGTTTGTAAGGGAGCCAAGCTCCGGAAAGAGGCCCTTTCGGTACGGGTTGGTCCCTGGACTATAGATCAGATAGTGAATCTGGACATTAAAACGGCTATACAGGTATTTGAACGTCTGCCGCTTACGGAAAAGGAATTCGGGATTGCCAGGCGCATATTAAGGGAGATAAACAGTCGCCTGTCTTTTCTTAAAGAGGTAGGGTTGGATTACCTGACCTTAAACCGGACATCGGCTACTTTGTCCGGCGGCGAAGGCCAGCGCATCCGTCTGGCCACACAAATCGGTTCGCAGATGGTGGGAGTCCTTTACGTACTGGACGAGCCGAGTATCGGCCTGCATCAGCGCGATCATGCCCGGCTTCTGGCTACATTGAAAAGACTGCGGGATACGGGCAATACGGTGCTGGTGGTTGAACACGATCCTGAAACAATTTGCTCTGCCGACTATGTTATCGACATGGGGCCGGGGGCAGGCCAGCATGGCGGCGAAGTGATTTTTGCCGGGACGCCGGCAGAACTGCTACATGCCGGGGCATCCCTTACCGGGCAGTATTTATCCGGCCGGCTAGCCATTCCCATACCGGCCAAGAGGCGCACCTTGGCGCACGGGTATATTACGGCGGTAGGGGCTTCTCAAAATAACTTGAAAAATATTACGGTAAAAATTCCCCTGGGGCAGATGGTGTGTGTCACCGGCGTATCCGGCTCAGGAAAGTCCACCCTGGTTATCGATACCTTGTACAAGGCGTTGGCACAGAGGTTGTACCATTCAAAGGAAAGAGCGGGACGTGTAGAAAAGATTGACGGATTACAGTTTATAGACAAGGTTATCGACCTGGATCAAAGCCCTATCGGGCGTACTCCGCGGTCCAATCCGGCTACTTACACCGGACTTTTTGCGCCGATACGTGAGCTTTTTGCCCGTACACCAGAGGCCAGGGCACGGGGCTACAAGGCCGGGAGGTTCAGTTTTAACGTTAAAGGCGGCCGCTGTGAGGCCTGTGACGGCGACGGCCTGATTAAAATAGAGATGCATTTTTTGCCGGATGTGTATGTGACCTGTGAGAACTGCCGCGGTAAGCGTTATAACCGGGAGACCCTGGAGATAAGATATAAAGACAAAACCATAGCCGATGTCTTGGACATGACCGTGGACGAAGCCTATCTGTTTTTTCAGAATATACCGGCTATAAAGTCCAGGTTGAAGGTGCTGCGTGAAGTTGGTCTGGGCTATGTTCACCTTGGGCAGTCAGCAACCACACTTTCCGGTGGTGAGGCCCAGCGGGTCAAGTTGGCTAGGGAACTATCCGGGCGTAGCACCGGACGGACCCTCTATATCCTGGACGAACCTACAACCGGATTACATCCGGCAGACGTACACAAGCTGCTTGAGGTGCTTAATAGACTGGTCGAAGCGGGTAATACGGTGGTTATTATTGAGCACAATATGGACGTGATCAAGACGGCTGATTATATCATTGATCTGGGACCGGAAGGCGGTGACGAAGGCGGCCGGGTGGTAGGCTCCGGCACTCCGGAAGAGATTTCCCGCCTGAAGCGGTCATATACCGGCCAGTTTTTACGAAAGGTGTTAGCCCCTGTTAGATAG
- a CDS encoding AtpZ/AtpI family protein, translating to MKEDVKRLFRLIGDVSTIGIAVAASVFVGFFIGYALDEYVFGGRTKPWLTLIFLILGVVAGFRNLVQLARRKDL from the coding sequence ATGAAGGAAGACGTAAAGAGGCTTTTTAGGCTGATTGGAGACGTTAGCACTATCGGCATAGCCGTAGCCGCTTCCGTATTCGTCGGTTTCTTTATAGGCTACGCATTGGATGAGTATGTGTTCGGCGGACGCACGAAACCATGGCTAACCCTTATTTTTCTTATTTTAGGAGTCGTAGCCGGGTTTCGGAATCTGGTGCAGCTGGCCAGGCGGAAGGATCTATAA
- the atpB gene encoding F0F1 ATP synthase subunit A yields the protein MEHPILFINLLLELFHLPVHGGHGLLPKIIAPHVTNAWFVMLVLILSAKLFVGKIQMIPGKGQNFFEAVISGIEGFAAENMGEEGAKLMLPMIATLGIYIFIANLIGLFPGFMSPTANVNTTLSLALIVFITTHILGVKFHGVKYVKHFMGPVSWLAPLMLPIELIGHFARILSLSIRLFGNIMAKEVLLGLLFLLAGAFLGPLPIMALGVFVCFVQAFVFVLLSILYFTGAMEHAH from the coding sequence ATGGAACATCCAATCCTGTTTATCAACCTATTACTGGAACTGTTTCATCTGCCGGTACATGGTGGGCATGGCCTATTGCCCAAGATAATCGCACCGCATGTAACGAATGCCTGGTTCGTCATGCTCGTACTGATCCTCTCTGCCAAGCTCTTTGTTGGTAAAATCCAAATGATCCCCGGCAAGGGGCAAAATTTTTTTGAGGCTGTAATTTCCGGCATAGAAGGCTTTGCGGCTGAGAATATGGGTGAAGAAGGGGCAAAGCTAATGCTTCCTATGATTGCTACATTGGGAATTTACATCTTTATAGCTAATCTTATCGGGCTGTTCCCCGGATTTATGTCCCCAACCGCCAATGTAAATACGACCCTATCACTGGCCCTTATTGTATTTATAACCACTCATATTTTAGGGGTCAAATTCCACGGGGTAAAGTATGTCAAACATTTTATGGGCCCGGTTAGCTGGCTGGCACCCCTTATGCTTCCTATAGAGCTTATAGGACACTTTGCACGCATTCTGTCGCTGTCCATACGACTCTTTGGCAATATCATGGCTAAGGAAGTATTGCTCGGGCTACTCTTCCTGCTGGCAGGCGCATTTTTGGGGCCGTTGCCAATAATGGCCCTGGGTGTATTTGTCTGCTTCGTGCAGGCCTTTGTTTTTGTGCTCTTGTCTATACTCTATTTTACAGGGGCCATGGAACACGCTCATTAA
- a CDS encoding redox-sensing transcriptional repressor Rex, which produces MKYIKIPPATIYRLSRYSRKLSLLSREGLEVVSSEKLAAECGVNSAQLRKDLAYFGEFGVRGVGYYTGHLLQHIRNILGLEKEWRLGLFGVGNLGQALLHYPNFINQGYRFVAAFDVDPGKIGQTLVSGLEISDMKDITEVVSREPFEIGVITTPAGGAQQVVELAIEAGVKGILNFAPVILRVPGDVVVEYVDFTLRLDSLSYYLSNRG; this is translated from the coding sequence ATGAAATATATAAAGATTCCGCCTGCCACCATTTACAGGCTGTCCAGGTACAGCCGAAAATTAAGCCTATTGTCAAGAGAGGGACTGGAGGTCGTATCATCAGAGAAACTGGCCGCCGAGTGCGGTGTTAACTCGGCTCAGTTGCGTAAAGATCTGGCATACTTTGGTGAATTTGGTGTAAGAGGGGTAGGTTATTATACAGGGCATTTGTTACAGCATATAAGAAACATCCTGGGTCTGGAAAAAGAATGGCGGCTTGGCCTTTTTGGCGTGGGAAATCTAGGTCAGGCATTGCTCCACTATCCAAATTTTATTAACCAGGGATACCGGTTCGTTGCCGCCTTTGACGTCGATCCTGGTAAGATAGGGCAGACCTTAGTGTCTGGATTAGAGATCTCAGATATGAAAGATATTACCGAAGTCGTGAGTCGAGAACCTTTCGAGATCGGCGTCATAACTACACCGGCTGGCGGGGCGCAACAAGTCGTTGAACTGGCTATTGAGGCCGGGGTAAAAGGGATTTTAAACTTCGCCCCCGTTATCCTCCGGGTACCTGGAGATGTTGTTGTTGAATATGTTGATTTTACTTTAAGATTAGACTCACTATCTTATTATCTATCTAACAGGGGCTAA